The following DNA comes from Pseudomonadota bacterium.
AAATTGGCGGGCATGATTTTCCGCAAGTTCCATCGTGGAAACCAGGAAGCGCCGAAAGAATTGAGGAGTGCATTCTAATTACCCATAATTGGGATCAGATCCGCAGGCTCATGTGGAATTATGTGGGCATTGTCCGTACTGAACGCAGGCTGGCCCTTGTGAAAAACAGGCTTGCGCCCATCCTCAAAGATATTGATCAGCATTACCGGGAATATCTGCTTACCCCGGACCTGGTTGAGCTGCGGAATATTGCCCTGGTTGCCGAACTCATTGTCAAGAGCGCAATTCTTCGCAAAGAGTCCCGGGGACTCCATTATCTTGCTGATTTCCCAGAACCTGATGACCTCAACTGGAAAAAGGATTCAATCTTATCAATAGATTGATATTCGTTTTTTTTCTGGCATTCACTCAAAAAAAGCCCTGTTCAATAAAAAATTCTTGACTGTCATACCATATATAGTGCAATAATGATCACTCTGGCACTATATGTCGTGTCTGTTTTGTTAGACTTGGATTATGCGCCGGAATTTCCGGGTTACGAAAGAAATTCGGGTTTGAAGCTGTCGTGACGGACGACCGATGAGCACACCTGAATAAAGGAGGGTCACGTATGGGAGTAGTAATGCCTCTGAATGCCAAGGACAAAGACCAGGCTACCCGTATAGTAAAGCAGGATGCGACGGATATTGTTCTTTTCGTAAGAACTTCCGAAGAAGATATTACCGGATGGAATAGAACGCGCATAGTTGATGCTCTGTTGCGTGAAACATTCGTAGACAAGGGCACGGCAGAAAAAATAAGCATTGATGTTGAAGCGACTATTATGAGTGGCGCGGTGAAAACCGTCACCGGGCCTCTTATCCGTGAGCTGGTGAATGCGAAACTGTTGGAATTGGGCCTTGAACATGCGCGACGAATGCATACCAGGCTCGGCGTGCCTCTCTACGACGTGGATCAGCTGCTGGTTCATCCCAATAAGGAAAACGCTAATGTGCCCCATGGTCCTGAGGCAACAAACCTGACCCTGTCCGAGGGCATAAAAAAAGAATATGCCCTGCTGCATGTTTTCAGCCCCGAGGTTGCTGATGCGCATTTAAACGGTGATCTGCATTTGCATGATCTGGGCTTTATCGACAGACCATATTGCTCGGGGCAATCCCTGGAATATATTAAAAAGTTCGGGTTGAATCTTCCCCACGCATTGTCCATGGCTGGTCCTGCAAAACATCCGGAAGTGCTTCTTGCCCATATGGTCAAATTCGCCGCGGCCCTTCAGAGTCATTTTGCCGGGGCTATCGGCTGGGACGCAGTAAATCTTTTCTTTGCGCCCTATCTTGAAGATCTTACCGACCGCCAGGTGCGGCAGCTTGCGCAAATGCTCATTTTTGAATTTTCACAGCAGGCGGTTGCCCGTGGCGGGCAGGCGATTTTTTCAGATATCAACATCTACTGGGAAGTTCCCAGGCATTTTGAAAATGTGCCGGCCATCGGTCCGGGAGGTAAATATACCGGAAAGACATACCGGGAGTATGAAGCCCAGGCGCAACGGTTTGCCTGGGCCTTGTTTGGGGTTTTTAAGGAAGGAGATGCAGCCGGCCGGCCGTTTTTTTTCCCGAAACCCCTGGTCCATATTACTGAAAAGTTTTTCAAAACCGAAGGCCACATGGATTTTCTCCATCATATCTGTGAGGTGGCGTCTGATAAAGGAAACACCTATTTTGTCTTTGACCGAGGGGATACCGCTAAGATATCAGAGTGTTGTCGCCTGAGTTTCAAACTTGAAGCCTCGGATTTTGAAGATGCCAAAGAGCCTTGGCGCATGCGTTATTCAGCATTGCAGAATATCACGATCAATCTGCCCAGGTTGGCTTACCGGGCAGAAGGGCAAGAAACCAAGCTGTTTTCTCTTCTTACCGAACAGATCATGCTGGCCGTCAAAGGCCATGAGCAGAAAAAGAAATTTATTGAAAAACTCCTCTCCCATGGCGAGACCGGGCCACTATCCTTGCTGGCGATGAAATGCGACGGTCAGTCCTATCTCAGAATGCATCGCTGTTCCTATCTCATAGGTATGGTCGGCCTCAATGAGTTGGTTAAAGTTCATATGGGGCAAGAGGTACATGAGTCGGATGAAGCCATGAAGTTCGGACTTAAGGTCATTGCTCACATGAATATCATGTGCAGGAAGATGAGCGAAGAGTGCGGGATGAAATTTGTTCTGGAACAGACCCCGGCGGAGAGTACTGCCTATCGTTTCGCAAAGCTTGACCTGTCGCATTATGCGGATCAAGCCAGTAATTATGTGCAGGGAAACAAGGAAACGGATGAGGTGTATTATACCAATTCCACACTATTTAATGTCGGCCAGGAGATGAATCCCATTGATCGGGTTGAACGTGAAGGATTGTTTCACCCGCTGATTGAGGCCGGTTCGATTACCCATGTCTGGCTTGGCGAGGCCAACCCCGATAAGGAGGCACTGGCTGACTTTGTGATAAATACCTTCCGGCATACTCAAAACGATCAGATTGCATTTTCTCCGGAATTTACCACCTGTCTTGATTGCGGTAAAACGGCAAGAGGGTTGCATGGGGCCTGCACCTACTGTGAATCATCGCATGTGGACGGAATAACCAGGATTACGGGGTATTTCACCAAGGTGTCCAGTTGGAACAAGGGCAAGCTCGGTGAGTTGAAGGACCGGTATCGCAATGCCGGCAGATTCGGGGAAAAGAAGTAAAGGATAGGTGCGGTAGATCAACACACCGGATTGAGGAGAGGGATTCATGACATTATTTACAAAACGTGAGTGTGTTTTGTGCGATAGGTTAAAAAAACAGTTTGATTTGTCAGCCATGAAGGTGCAAGTGGAAGTACTGGATGGTGATAATGCCGATTCTCTTGCCCATCTTGCATGGCATGGCCTGGTCGACACTGCAAGGAAAACGCTGCCTCTTCTTATACTGGATGACAGTTCAAATGTTCAGGATTTTGTTCATATCGAAATGGAGCTGAGCGCCAGGGCCGCGCTCTACGGAGTGGGCCATAAAACTCCAGTACAACAGCATCAGTCATGCGACGCCGGTAGTTGTTGCCTGAACACGGTCAGCGCAGGCATGCCTCGCAGTTCTGGCTCTTAATTGTTTGAAGGAACTTCAATATCTGGGTGTATGCGTGATTAAGGGTTTTCTTGAAACATCATTTATAGATTGGCGAGGCAGGGTCTGTGCCGTGCTGTTTATGGGGGGCTGTAATTTTCGCTGTCCTTACTGCCATAATCACCCCCTGGTTTTAGAATCCGGATCCTTTGAAGATTTTTCCTTGCCTATTATCTTGACCCGTCTGGAATCATTGAAGAAATGGCTCGGAGGCGTATGTGTTTCAGGTGGTGAGCCAACCCTCAACCCCAACCTGCCGGGGTTGCTGATGGAGCTCAAGCAAAAAGGCTGGGCTGTGAAGGTCGACACCAACGGCAGCAAACCGGAAATGATTGCACAACTCCTTGAACAAGGGCTTGTCGATTCTGTTTCCATGGATGTCAAAGCCCCATTGGACCAGGAGAAATATGATCGTTGCGCCGGAACTGCGGTTGATCTCACCGCCATCAAGAACAGTATTGAGGTGATCAGGGAGAGTGGAATAGATCACGAATTCAGAATGACGGTAGTTCCTGGATATCACACTGAAAAGGATGTCGAGCAATGGATCAGCCTTTTTGACTCCAGATCAAAGTTGACCCTGCAAAATTTTAATCCGCAAACCACGTTGCTCCCAGAAATATCAAAGAATAAAGGATTTTCCCCGGACATTTTTTCCGCCTTTCAGGCGATGCTTTTAAAACAGATACATCGTGTGGCTGCATAATCTTGGGGCTATCTTTGTGCTGTGTGGAGGGGAAAATCTGCGGAAAAATGAATGAGGTGTCATTTTTTTTGTAAGGCGGTGGGCGCTTTTTATTGGACTTATAGGCGTCGATGATCTGGGAGAAACTAGTTCAATCCATTGTAATTATTGAATTATGTGTTCATGGTGATGAGGGGTGAAAGGGGAAATTGTTTTTGATAAGTTATTGTAACAGACGTCTTGACAAAGTATGGCTCCTATAGTAATTAAATACATCTTTTTAAGTTAATAAGGTGATACTTTCAGATAAACTTAATTTTTTTAAGGAGGGTGATATGGCTTCAATTGAACATAATGGCAAAGCCTACGAAGTAGATGAAGATGGATTCCTGACCAGAGGCATGGAAGAATGGGATGGCGGTTGGGTTGATTACGTAAAGGGTGTTGAAGGCATTTCCGATATGACCGATGAGCATCAGAAAGTTATTGATACTCTGCAGGAATACTACAAGAAAAACGGTATTGCTCCCATGGTTCGTATTCTTTCCAAAACCACTGGTTTCCCTCTGAAGAGAATTTACGAACTCTTCCCATCAGGACCGGGTAAAGGAGCTTGTAAGATGGCTGGCCTGCCCAAACCTACTGGGTGCGTATAATTTTTGAGAGTATACTCTGTCAAATAAAGAAAAAGGACCCAACCGGGTCCTTTTTTTTGTCCTTATTTTAAGCGGGGAAGGAAAAATTATCCAACCAGGTATTTTTCAGCCTCGAGATCATGTATCTTCTGAATTTTTTGACGGTACTCGTCAGCGTTAATTCTTGCACCTCTGATTCCGCCACGAAGATTAATTTCCGCGATATATGAAATTCCGTTCTTTGTGACCATCAGATCGATATGAGCATAAGGGAATTTACCTTTTAACATTGCCAGTCGGCAGAGGTCCCATTGTGAGTCGGACAGATCACAAGGCAGACTGGAACCTCCGCAATGCAGATTATTTCTGAAATTATGCGGATTTTTTCTCGAATATGCCTCAATGTAATCCGCAAGAACAATGACTCGGATATCGGAGCTTTCAGGCTCAAATGGCTGCAGAACAAAGGGATAGGGCAGGACGCCCAGGGATGCCTGGCTGTAAACCTCTTCAATGCTGTTCCACCACAGGATTCCGGTTCCGGCATTTGTGCGGTCGAGTTTGGTTATGACCGGACCAATGTTTTCCCGGCAATAATGGTTCATGCAATTAATGAGACCGTGAATGTCATGCACCGCCCGGGTGTGGGGCAACATATATTCGGATAAGAGTAATGTCTGGAAAGTTTTGGAGCGGCTCGCCTGCTGGGCTTTTGCCGAAGGAAAGACTATGATGCCACGGTCCACGAGATCGAGCAGTATATGTTCTTCGGTGCGGGCGAGGCGTAATCTGCCGATAAAAACATCATCCTTTTTAAGGGTGGTGTAGGAGGAACGCAAGGCTGAATTGTCGGTAATGACTTGCCTTTGTATGGTCAAGGGGGAACCCTTCAGAACAGCAATTCTAGGAAGCGTTGATGGAATTGTGAGAGATCCGTGTTGCATTCGCCGCAAAAGAAGCTGATTTCACCGAGAATCTGGGATTCGTCGCCTTTCTGGCTGAAGCTGCTGTCGCTATTTTGGATATAACGCGTGGTGAGAATCACCCCATCAGCGACTTCAAAAAAATCAGAGTCATTTCCACAATTTGGACAAACTATCCGGATAGGGGTTTTTTCGGCTGCTTTTGGTCTTTGTCGTAATTCAGTTCCGGGATTCATATCATTCTCTTTTATTTACGATAAATCATTGGTTTGCTCATTTGTTGCGCTAATCTAAGGTAGAGAATGAGAAATGTCAACATTTGATATGTATTCCTTATTTCGCTATCAGAGAACTGCCTGTAATCAGAGCCGATCTTTTCTATTTTTCCCAGATTACCCGAAGCTTATAAATATTATTTACAGATAACATGTTGATGTAAAGACATTTAATATTTAATCCTGAATTCGCCTGTTTCGCCTGTTGGTATTTCTTCTGAAATCGTGACGGATGTGACCAGAGACATTGGTGAGCCAACATGCAACCATTGGATCATTTGGTCTATTGCCGAGTCTTCTCCTTCCATGAGAACTTCAACGGTTCCTTCTGGTTTGTTTCGGGTCCATCCAGTAAGCCCAAGCCTCAGGCCTTCTTTCTGGGTGTAAGCCCTGAAAAAAACTCCCTGCACGTGTCCATGTACCACCGCTCTGATTCTTTTGGTGTTCATTGATGCCTCCCTGGAGTTAAATGTCCATAAATGGCTCTTTGGGCCAATCTCTGTGTCTCGGAATATCAACTAGCCCGCATTTCTCATAAGGTGAGACAGTTGCAGGTCCGCAGGGCAGGAAGTTTGGCAATATATGAATATGCCGAACTTTTCAGCAGTTTATTTAATTGAGACATCTTTTACACTCTGTTCATAGCAATTACCTGCCAACTTTCTTGTAACCCATTATTTTCAGACCATTTCCAGTTAATGCTGAAATG
Coding sequences within:
- a CDS encoding anaerobic ribonucleoside-triphosphate reductase activating protein; amino-acid sequence: MIKGFLETSFIDWRGRVCAVLFMGGCNFRCPYCHNHPLVLESGSFEDFSLPIILTRLESLKKWLGGVCVSGGEPTLNPNLPGLLMELKQKGWAVKVDTNGSKPEMIAQLLEQGLVDSVSMDVKAPLDQEKYDRCAGTAVDLTAIKNSIEVIRESGIDHEFRMTVVPGYHTEKDVEQWISLFDSRSKLTLQNFNPQTTLLPEISKNKGFSPDIFSAFQAMLLKQIHRVAA
- the nrdD gene encoding anaerobic ribonucleoside-triphosphate reductase encodes the protein MPLNAKDKDQATRIVKQDATDIVLFVRTSEEDITGWNRTRIVDALLRETFVDKGTAEKISIDVEATIMSGAVKTVTGPLIRELVNAKLLELGLEHARRMHTRLGVPLYDVDQLLVHPNKENANVPHGPEATNLTLSEGIKKEYALLHVFSPEVADAHLNGDLHLHDLGFIDRPYCSGQSLEYIKKFGLNLPHALSMAGPAKHPEVLLAHMVKFAAALQSHFAGAIGWDAVNLFFAPYLEDLTDRQVRQLAQMLIFEFSQQAVARGGQAIFSDINIYWEVPRHFENVPAIGPGGKYTGKTYREYEAQAQRFAWALFGVFKEGDAAGRPFFFPKPLVHITEKFFKTEGHMDFLHHICEVASDKGNTYFVFDRGDTAKISECCRLSFKLEASDFEDAKEPWRMRYSALQNITINLPRLAYRAEGQETKLFSLLTEQIMLAVKGHEQKKKFIEKLLSHGETGPLSLLAMKCDGQSYLRMHRCSYLIGMVGLNELVKVHMGQEVHESDEAMKFGLKVIAHMNIMCRKMSEECGMKFVLEQTPAESTAYRFAKLDLSHYADQASNYVQGNKETDEVYYTNSTLFNVGQEMNPIDRVEREGLFHPLIEAGSITHVWLGEANPDKEALADFVINTFRHTQNDQIAFSPEFTTCLDCGKTARGLHGACTYCESSHVDGITRITGYFTKVSSWNKGKLGELKDRYRNAGRFGEKK
- a CDS encoding acylphosphatase; its protein translation is MNTKRIRAVVHGHVQGVFFRAYTQKEGLRLGLTGWTRNKPEGTVEVLMEGEDSAIDQMIQWLHVGSPMSLVTSVTISEEIPTGETGEFRIKY
- a CDS encoding TusE/DsrC/DsvC family sulfur relay protein, with amino-acid sequence MASIEHNGKAYEVDEDGFLTRGMEEWDGGWVDYVKGVEGISDMTDEHQKVIDTLQEYYKKNGIAPMVRILSKTTGFPLKRIYELFPSGPGKGACKMAGLPKPTGCV